A single window of Pseudophryne corroboree isolate aPseCor3 chromosome 5, aPseCor3.hap2, whole genome shotgun sequence DNA harbors:
- the LOC134929426 gene encoding kinesin-like protein KIF19: MNTEQKNAIDHQVTVALRIRPFNLMETKNRAQCIIHQLGPQTLLLKDPGEDPYDVLRSSRTRETTFTFNHVFDQAATQENVYDSTMKNIVDDILAGYNAAIFAYGPTGTGKTYTMMGKPREPGVIYRTLKDLYKTIEETGRRDNFSVSLSYAEIYNETIRDLLKPSSGSLALREDPYGNTKILGITAFSPSTPEEAMNLLKMGNKRRSETTTTANKTSSRSHAILQITVKQTGSDGVSTGRLYMVDLAGSERASQTTNSGKTMKEGGYINRSLLALRKCIMALREKPGSHINYRDSKLTWLLKGALSGKSRMVMIAHVSPADSAFEESRSTMTYGSKAKFIQTRVERNSVPHGTAERGRGGAVLQKDMQFIMRRTMAPLINLPRVVPMAKNLQSAHEISATARASANSYTYLELARRWL, encoded by the coding sequence ATGAATACTGAACAGAAGAACGCTATAGACCATCAGGTGACTGTGGCTCTGCGCATCCGTCCATTTAATTTGATGGAGACTAAGAATCGAGCCCAGTGCATCATACACCAACTTGGTCCGCAGACGCTGCTACTGAAGGACCCTGGCGAGGATCCTTATGACGTACTGCGCTCGAGCAGGACAAGAGAAACAACATTCACCTTTAACCACGTGTTCGATCAGGCAGCTACTCAGGAAAATGTATATGATTCCACGATGAAGAACATAGTGGATGACATCCTAGCTGGGTACAATGCTGCCATATTCGCCTACGGCCCAACAGGCACAGGGAAGACCTATACTATGATGGGTAAGCCTCGCGAGCCCGGAGTGATTTATCGCACCCTGAAGGACCTGTATAAGACTATTGAGGAGACCGGAAGGAGAGATAATTTCTCTGTATCATTGTCATATGCTGAGATCTACAATGAAACAATCCGGGACCTATTAAAACCTTCTTCTGGATCTTTGGCCCTCAGAGAGGATCCTTATGGTAACACCAAAATACTAGGGATTACTGCGTTCTCTCCTAGCACTCCTGAGGAGGCCATGAATCTGCTGAAGATGGGAAACAAAAGGCGCTCTGAAACAACAACAACAGCTAATAAGACCTCATCACGCTCCCATGCCATATTACAAATCACCGTAAAACAAACAGGCAGTGATGGGGTTAGCACAGGCCGCCTGTACATGGTGGACCTGGCAGGATCAGAGCGAGCAAGCCAGACTACCAACAGTGGCAAGACCATGAAAGAAGGAGGTTACATCAACCGCTCCCTCCTCGCCCTCAGAAAGTGCATCATGGCACTGCGCGAGAAACCAGGCAGCCATATAAACTATCGGGACAGTAAACTGACCTGGCTGCTAAAGGGCGCACTGAGCGGGAAAAGCAGAATGGTCATGATTGCACACGTCAGCCCTGCAGATAGTGCCTTTGAAGAGTCACGCAGCACAATGACCTATGGGAGCAAGGCCAAATTCATCCAGACACGGGTGGAGAGAAACAGTGTCCCCCATGGTACTGCTGAGAGGGGCAGGGGGGGCGCAGTGCTGCAGAAAGACATGCAGTTTATTATGAGACGCACTATGGCACCGCTGATTAATTTGCCCCGCGTAGTCCCTATGGCAAAGAATTTACAGTCTGCACATGAGATCAGTGCTACAGCTCGTGCCAGTGCAAATTCTTACACATATCTAGAATTAGCACGTAGATGGCTGTAG